The nucleotide sequence TCCGCGGTGGCGGACGGGCCCGTGGTGGTGCTGCTCATGACGATCAGTCTGCGGGACGGATCACCCGGGAGCCGGTGACGTGACCTCCGGCGCGGGTGCGCCGCCCTGGGGATCCGTCTGCGGCCCGTTGCCCGGGGGATTCACGGTCGTCGTGGGCGTCGGCTCCGCCTCCGGGGCCGTGGTCACGTTCGGGTCCGTCGGCGCGAAGTCCTGGCTGTCCGGAACGCCGTCCCCGTCCGTGTCGGCCGGGCGCGTCGTCACGTTGGGGTCCCTCGGCGCGAAGTCCCGGTTGTCCGGGACGCCGTCCCCATCGGTGTCGACGACGACCGGCTCGGGCGCCTGCGTGACCACCGGCTCCGGCTCGGGGGTGGGGTCCGGGGTCGGCTCGGGCACGCCCTGGCCGGTGTCGCCCTTGATCAGCGCCCGGTCCGGCAGGTCCTCCTCGGGGACGTCGGAGAGGACCGCGTTCATGAACCGCTGCCAGATCGCACCGGGCAGCCCCGAGCCGTAGACGATCCCGCCGTCGGAGTTGACGATCGGGTCGCTGGGCGAGTCGTTGCCCATCCACACCGCCGTCGCGATGGACGGCGTGTACCCGACCATCCAGGCGTCGGAGTTGTCCTCCCCCTGGCCCTGGGTGCCCGTCTTGCTGGCCACCTCGCGGCCGCCGTCGAGCGAGCGGCGGGAGTAGGAGGCGACGTCCTTGAGCGCGACGGTCACGTCGTTGACCACGTCGCTGCGCAGCACCTGCTCCCCGGCCGCACCGGTGTTCTCCAGCAGCACGGTGCCCGCGCCGTCGGTGACCCGCGAGACGAAGTAGGCGTCGCGGAAGACGCCGCCGGCGGCGAGGGTGGCGAAGCCCTGCGCCTGGTCGAACGGGCGGAGCTCGTACTCGCCGATGCCGATGGAGGAACCGGTCGCGCCCTCGCTGTTGGCGAGCACGGTGTCACCGGCCAGGTTGCCCTCCTCCCACGTCTCCGGCAGGCCGGTGGCGGCCCGGATCGTCTCGCGGACGTTCTCCGGGCCCACCTCGTAGGCCAGCCCGTAGTACGTGGTGTTGAGCGACCTGGTCATCGCCTCCGTGAGCGTGCACGCGGCGCAGCTGGTGCCGCCGGAGTTGACGACCTCCTTCGTGCGGTCGGGGAACGTCTGCGGGGAGCTGCCGTCACGTCGCGCCTGGATGCCGATGCCCTGCTCCAGGGCGGTGGCGAGGACGTAGGGCTTCACCGACGAGCCCGGCTGCCGCTGCGCCTGCGCGTAGTCGAGGTCGACACCGCTGTTGCCGCCGTAGTAGGCGACCACCGCACCGCTGCGCGGATCGATCGCGACCAGGGCCTCGCGGAGCCCCTCCGGCTCGCCGGCCATCACCTCGGCGACGCTGGCCTCGGCGGCGTCCTGCGCGGGCTGGCTGATCGTGGTGGTGATCTGCAGGCCACCGGCGCTGATCTGCTGCTCGTCGTAGCCGCGCGCCATCAGCTCTTCCTTGACCTGCTGGACGATCAGGCCCTCCGGCCCCTCGGGCA is from Blastococcus sp. HT6-4 and encodes:
- a CDS encoding transglycosylase domain-containing protein; protein product: MLVPSHDETSPVAPRAGSVRRPPAARTRSTGGGGGRPPAGRARTSASRGGTGAARAGAGGSGRPPARPGTKAKTARTKKQRRNRRLKITAAVMGGLLALLCVFVGVVYATTEVPSPDSVSTKQTTVMYYSDGVTEMARLGDENRTNVSLDQVSEAAQNAVLAAENRSFYTDPGISFTGIVRAAYNNLTGGSTQGGSTITQQYVKNAFLTSEQTLSRKFQELFLAIKLDNNFSKEQILENYLNTIYYGRGAYGIEAAAETYFGVPAAELTPQQGAVLAVLIRSPSGNDPETNPEGARDRWALVLDAMLEEGWLTPEEREASVYPEVLPRGDTPLGVPEGPEGLIVQQVKEELMARGYDEQQISAGGLQITTTISQPAQDAAEASVAEVMAGEPEGLREALVAIDPRSGAVVAYYGGNSGVDLDYAQAQRQPGSSVKPYVLATALEQGIGIQARRDGSSPQTFPDRTKEVVNSGGTSCAACTLTEAMTRSLNTTYYGLAYEVGPENVRETIRAATGLPETWEEGNLAGDTVLANSEGATGSSIGIGEYELRPFDQAQGFATLAAGGVFRDAYFVSRVTDGAGTVLLENTGAAGEQVLRSDVVNDVTVALKDVASYSRRSLDGGREVASKTGTQGQGEDNSDAWMVGYTPSIATAVWMGNDSPSDPIVNSDGGIVYGSGLPGAIWQRFMNAVLSDVPEEDLPDRALIKGDTGQGVPEPTPDPTPEPEPVVTQAPEPVVVDTDGDGVPDNRDFAPRDPNVTTRPADTDGDGVPDSQDFAPTDPNVTTAPEAEPTPTTTVNPPGNGPQTDPQGGAPAPEVTSPAPG